One Rhodothermales bacterium genomic window carries:
- a CDS encoding choice-of-anchor D domain-containing protein has protein sequence MPSGPFEGWGRISTSTSSPPISPTARSGILNTAGQGFERALPAAYQTGALPQDANPIAITAADVDGDSDMDLLVVNTTAGNLAVFYKIGGREAPLDVLPPVLAYGELCVDEDSTQTVQVRNNTNHPVSVDVSVRPDAGVYFPDTAALVLEPGESGSIAVRFTPLAAEDYVAELVLRTRILAELCGLDAQQSIVEVTVPLVGRGVSSRFTATPDTLDFGMVVVGDSLVRSFDLLNEGNIAGDLSSFFASSPLFEVLAPIPPETIVAGGRQAVDVQFKPDVAGVYFDSLRVATVDLCGRDTFYVFLRAEAVDPLPDLIPRNLAVAAGLALTGLRVGDNLQVLADLENLYYPVPDTFRNRFVLVRPDGVSEPVGDIVTPGMNVEILPGLTSSSFALTQAGAHQVCFDADVLLDILEVDEENNRVCIGPFDVRPLLPDLFAADLARTDGLADPITRGQTHDFTGVVRNIGDLDVSEPFRVEIRSNDQVVDFATIEALAAGAETTFTASVDFPDPGTYTLVFRVDADFGIDEILEDNNDFVLGPFEVELPDALPVAPNPFTPNEDGFNDRVAFRIAEFGLTQPVLRIFSFEGRLLRTFDQVVDGALEWDGRDDDGRELRPGVYLYTVEEERDIVATGHITLAR, from the coding sequence ATGCCCTCGGGGCCTTTCGAGGGCTGGGGCAGGATTTCGACCTCGACGTCGTCACCGCCCATCTCGCCGACGGCGAGATCCGGCATTCTGAATACCGCCGGCCAGGGGTTTGAACGCGCTCTGCCGGCCGCCTATCAGACCGGTGCGCTGCCCCAGGATGCGAATCCCATCGCCATCACGGCGGCGGACGTTGATGGGGACAGCGACATGGACCTCCTCGTGGTGAACACCACCGCCGGCAACCTCGCGGTCTTTTACAAGATCGGTGGGCGCGAGGCGCCGCTGGACGTGCTGCCTCCGGTCCTGGCCTACGGCGAGCTGTGTGTGGATGAGGATTCGACGCAGACCGTGCAGGTCCGCAACAACACCAACCACCCGGTGTCGGTCGATGTCAGCGTGCGCCCGGATGCCGGCGTGTATTTCCCGGATACCGCGGCGCTCGTGCTCGAGCCGGGCGAGAGCGGATCGATCGCCGTCCGCTTCACGCCGCTCGCGGCGGAAGACTATGTCGCCGAACTCGTGCTGCGCACGCGCATCCTGGCGGAGTTGTGCGGCCTCGACGCGCAGCAGAGCATCGTGGAGGTCACCGTGCCGCTGGTGGGGCGCGGCGTGTCCTCGCGGTTCACTGCGACGCCGGACACGCTCGACTTCGGCATGGTCGTCGTGGGGGATTCGCTGGTCCGCTCGTTCGATCTGTTGAATGAGGGAAATATCGCGGGCGACCTCAGCAGCTTCTTCGCCAGCAGTCCGCTTTTCGAGGTGCTGGCGCCCATCCCGCCCGAGACGATCGTCGCCGGCGGCCGTCAGGCGGTTGACGTCCAGTTCAAGCCGGATGTGGCCGGCGTCTACTTCGATTCGCTCCGCGTCGCCACGGTGGACCTCTGCGGGCGGGATACGTTCTACGTCTTCCTGCGCGCCGAGGCGGTGGATCCGCTCCCGGATCTGATCCCGCGTAACCTCGCGGTGGCGGCCGGCCTCGCGCTGACCGGCCTCCGCGTCGGCGACAATCTCCAGGTGCTGGCCGATCTCGAAAACCTCTATTACCCGGTCCCCGACACGTTCCGCAACCGGTTTGTGCTGGTGCGCCCCGACGGCGTCAGCGAGCCGGTGGGCGATATCGTCACGCCGGGGATGAACGTCGAGATCCTGCCGGGCCTGACCAGCAGCAGCTTTGCGCTCACGCAGGCCGGCGCGCACCAGGTGTGTTTCGATGCTGACGTGCTCCTCGACATCCTCGAGGTCGATGAGGAAAACAACCGGGTCTGTATCGGCCCCTTCGACGTGCGTCCGTTGCTTCCCGATCTGTTTGCCGCCGATCTGGCGCGAACCGATGGGCTCGCCGACCCGATCACACGCGGCCAGACCCACGACTTCACCGGCGTGGTGCGCAACATCGGCGACCTGGATGTCAGCGAGCCGTTCCGGGTCGAGATCCGGAGCAACGATCAGGTCGTCGATTTTGCGACGATCGAGGCCCTGGCCGCCGGCGCGGAAACGACCTTCACGGCCAGCGTCGATTTCCCCGATCCGGGCACCTACACCCTCGTTTTCCGCGTCGACGCCGACTTCGGGATCGATGAGATCCTCGAGGACAACAACGATTTCGTGCTCGGCCCCTTCGAGGTCGAGCTTCCTGACGCCCTGCCGGTGGCGCCGAACCCGTTCACGCCGAACGAGGATGGCTTCAACGACCGCGTCGCCTTCCGCATCGCGGAGTTCGGCCTGACGCAACCCGTGCTGCGGATCTTCAGCTTTGAAGGCCGGCTCCTCCGCACGTTCGACCAGGTGGTGGATGGCGCGCTGGAGTGGGACGGCCGCGACGACGACGGGCGCGAGCTGCGCCCCGGGGTGTACCTCTACACGGTGGAAGAGGAGCGAGATATCGTCGCCACCGGACACATCACCCTGGCCCGGTAG
- a CDS encoding VCBS repeat-containing protein, whose protein sequence is MSPRRLSSTSFALLALAITFLGSLPAAAQGLVPAFVQPTPYSANVLPYEPIRLTYDTPIDTTSFSGAVFRVYGSQGGLYEGTLSYDEATLTVIYTLPCAMREGERVSVTVSGIRALSGASQAPFQWQFVPAAAYGSGRFEGPDVFSLGAGDAPVHLYAGDLDGDLLPDAVVANSGSNSIAIYLNQGSRPRRYSQRIDVRVGSGPYAISGGDWNADGAVDLVVSNLLESTLTLVFNDGNGLFSTQTLDTGERPVRTAVGDFDNDGDQDIAVSAFGVDQIYVHLNNGDGTFAPPAVYDVGASPAGLVAGDFDNDGFLDLYAASLGDQRLDYLHNDGTGAFEPTVTTPLPFSPAAIEAADVLSADTTRYGDARLDLVVSAQDSRNVVVLQNTGNGAALQLSQALPVDSTSSQALALVVADIDSTDALGAFRGLGQDFDLDVVTAHLADGEIRHSEYRRPGV, encoded by the coding sequence ATGAGTCCCCGCCGTCTTTCGTCCACCTCGTTCGCGCTGCTGGCCCTCGCCATCACGTTTCTGGGCAGTCTGCCGGCCGCCGCGCAGGGTCTGGTGCCGGCGTTCGTGCAGCCGACGCCGTATTCGGCCAACGTGCTGCCCTACGAACCGATCCGGCTGACCTACGACACGCCGATCGACACGACCAGCTTTTCGGGCGCCGTCTTTCGGGTCTACGGAAGCCAGGGCGGGCTCTATGAAGGCACGCTCTCGTACGACGAGGCCACGCTGACCGTCATCTACACGCTGCCCTGCGCCATGCGGGAGGGCGAGCGGGTGTCCGTGACCGTGTCGGGCATCCGGGCGCTGTCGGGGGCTTCGCAGGCGCCGTTTCAATGGCAGTTCGTGCCCGCGGCGGCCTACGGAAGCGGCCGGTTCGAGGGCCCCGATGTGTTCAGCCTGGGCGCCGGCGATGCGCCGGTGCACCTTTACGCCGGCGATCTCGACGGCGATCTGCTGCCCGATGCCGTCGTCGCCAACAGCGGCTCGAACTCCATCGCCATCTACCTCAACCAGGGCAGCCGGCCGCGCCGGTACAGCCAGCGGATCGACGTGCGGGTCGGTTCGGGGCCGTACGCGATTTCCGGGGGAGACTGGAACGCCGACGGGGCAGTCGATCTCGTCGTCAGCAATTTGCTCGAAAGCACGCTCACGCTGGTCTTCAACGACGGCAACGGCCTGTTCAGCACGCAGACCCTCGACACCGGCGAACGGCCGGTGCGCACGGCGGTGGGGGATTTCGACAACGATGGCGATCAGGATATCGCCGTCTCGGCGTTCGGCGTCGATCAGATCTATGTCCATCTCAACAACGGCGACGGCACGTTTGCGCCGCCGGCGGTGTACGACGTGGGCGCCTCGCCGGCGGGACTCGTCGCGGGCGACTTCGATAACGACGGGTTTCTCGATCTCTACGCCGCCAGCCTCGGCGATCAGCGTCTCGATTACCTCCACAACGACGGCACCGGCGCTTTCGAGCCGACCGTGACGACGCCGCTGCCGTTTTCGCCGGCGGCCATCGAAGCCGCCGACGTGCTCAGCGCGGACACGACCCGGTACGGGGATGCGCGGCTCGATCTGGTCGTCTCGGCGCAGGATTCGCGCAACGTGGTGGTCCTGCAAAATACCGGCAACGGCGCGGCGCTCCAGCTTTCGCAGGCATTGCCGGTCGATTCCACCTCGTCGCAGGCGCTGGCGCTCGTCGTGGCCGACATCGACAGCACGGATGCCCTCGGGGCCTTTCGAGGGCTGGGGCAGGATTTCGACCTCGACGTCGTCACCGCCCATCTCGCCGACGGCGAGATCCGGCATTCTGAATACCGCCGGCCAGGGGTTTGA
- a CDS encoding tetratricopeptide repeat protein yields the protein MLDKVYLASLLLCVMGVAMGCDSALMREVAYHERVGNLDEARQAAEHVATTRPANTEAHFLLGRIRLEQGDFAGAHAAFEQASVRTARYNEQIAFLLESAFRNAMASGASAYASKSFPEAAAHFDDATQINPESMDAFRALGHASVQAGDRASAIAAYEAAVQLDETDFEVWNNLAELTALEGAYEQAIGYARKVHEMDPTFRPGLRRLAFVEEKLAQYDEAEAHYRALVDGGHTHADERNLAFLLYNRQKYAEALPHLQVLADHAQPDWDVLKILCESYLAVEDFSRAISVGVLLHERRPEDRDVVSNLILAYEKVGDTEHVQHFRAQLARMEGEL from the coding sequence TTGTTGGATAAAGTTTATCTCGCGTCGCTCCTGCTGTGTGTCATGGGGGTGGCGATGGGCTGCGACAGCGCCCTGATGCGGGAAGTCGCCTACCACGAACGTGTCGGGAATCTGGACGAGGCGCGCCAGGCGGCGGAGCACGTCGCCACGACGCGGCCGGCCAATACCGAGGCCCACTTTCTCCTCGGCCGCATCCGGCTGGAGCAGGGCGATTTCGCCGGCGCGCATGCCGCCTTCGAGCAGGCCAGCGTCCGCACGGCCCGCTACAACGAGCAGATCGCGTTCCTGCTCGAATCTGCCTTTCGCAACGCGATGGCCAGCGGCGCCAGCGCCTACGCCAGCAAGTCGTTTCCTGAAGCGGCCGCCCATTTCGACGACGCCACGCAGATCAATCCCGAGTCGATGGATGCCTTTCGGGCGCTCGGACACGCCTCGGTACAGGCCGGCGACCGGGCGTCCGCCATCGCGGCCTACGAAGCGGCCGTGCAGCTCGATGAGACCGATTTTGAGGTCTGGAACAACCTCGCCGAACTGACCGCCCTCGAGGGCGCCTACGAACAGGCGATCGGCTATGCCCGGAAAGTGCACGAGATGGATCCGACCTTCCGCCCCGGACTGCGGCGTCTGGCCTTCGTCGAAGAAAAGCTCGCCCAGTACGATGAGGCCGAGGCCCACTATCGCGCACTGGTCGATGGCGGCCACACCCACGCCGACGAGCGCAATCTGGCCTTCCTGCTCTATAACCGGCAGAAGTATGCCGAGGCGTTGCCGCATCTGCAGGTGCTGGCCGATCACGCGCAGCCGGACTGGGACGTGCTCAAGATCCTGTGTGAATCGTACCTCGCCGTCGAGGATTTTTCGCGGGCCATCAGCGTGGGGGTGCTGCTCCACGAACGCCGGCCGGAAGACCGCGATGTCGTGAGCAACCTGATCCTGGCGTACGAGAAGGTGGGCGACACCGAACACGTGCAACACTTTCGCGCACAGCTCGCGCGGATGGAGGGTGAATTATGA
- a CDS encoding response regulator transcription factor produces the protein MHPEKDLAPIRVVLADDHPPLRAGIRMRLEQERDITVIAEADNGRDALRLARDLKPHLLVLDMEMPDMSGVDVARQLRETDDTIRILVLSAHENEDYLERLFESGAASGYLTKQESLETIVAAVRGVARGEEGWLSREVAAAMMKQRRGGTAKTDPAMEELSRREIEVLKLMARGYNNVQIGEELFIAESTVKKHVSNIYTKLELGSRAEATAWAWQQGLVDKG, from the coding sequence ATGCATCCAGAAAAAGATTTGGCGCCGATCCGCGTGGTGCTGGCGGACGATCATCCGCCGCTGCGCGCGGGGATCCGTATGCGGCTTGAACAGGAGCGGGATATCACCGTCATCGCAGAGGCCGACAACGGCCGCGACGCCTTGCGGCTCGCGCGCGACCTCAAACCCCATCTCCTCGTGCTCGACATGGAGATGCCCGACATGTCCGGCGTGGATGTCGCGCGGCAGTTGCGCGAGACGGACGACACCATCCGCATCCTCGTCCTGAGCGCCCATGAAAACGAGGACTACCTGGAGCGTCTTTTCGAGAGCGGCGCGGCGTCCGGTTACCTGACCAAGCAGGAGTCGCTCGAAACCATCGTCGCCGCCGTGCGCGGCGTCGCCCGGGGCGAGGAAGGGTGGCTCAGCCGGGAAGTGGCCGCCGCGATGATGAAACAGCGGCGGGGCGGGACGGCCAAAACCGATCCCGCGATGGAGGAACTCAGCCGGCGCGAAATCGAGGTCCTCAAACTCATGGCCCGCGGGTACAACAACGTGCAGATCGGCGAGGAGCTGTTCATCGCCGAGAGCACGGTCAAGAAACACGTCAGCAACATCTATACGAAGCTGGAGCTCGGCTCCCGCGCCGAGGCGACGGCCTGGGCGTGGCAGCAGGGGCTGGTGGACAAGGGCTGA